Proteins encoded in a region of the Corynebacterium breve genome:
- a CDS encoding MsnO8 family LLM class oxidoreductase: protein MIFSRLDRAQSIAGESDAVALRRTVDHARFLEEIGFHRFFVAEHHGVPGIPGSAPTVLAAAVAAATSSIQVGTAGIMLPAHQPLIAAEQIGVLEALYPGRVDAGIGNSVGFTPPVREALGQGDPAELKQEFPRRVAELLAFLRGDAPVTARPANAGVTPVWLLAGFKSVLTAAELGINVIVGGPSLFARDSDSHPYLDRFREIHPAGHVIVAVDIAVADTREGARELLLPQVVTEVRSRTTGSFEALRADWTLTPREQQRVEEGLGMTIYGTPDEVYAQLQELQKFTGADDFLVTGGMADLVGQARSEQYLAEMQG from the coding sequence GTGATTTTCTCCCGCCTCGACCGCGCTCAGTCCATCGCCGGTGAAAGCGATGCAGTTGCTTTACGACGAACAGTTGACCACGCGCGGTTTCTCGAAGAAATCGGCTTCCACCGTTTCTTCGTTGCCGAACATCACGGAGTTCCTGGAATTCCTGGTTCAGCGCCGACTGTTCTTGCCGCTGCCGTTGCTGCGGCGACGTCGTCGATCCAAGTAGGGACTGCGGGAATCATGCTGCCAGCGCACCAACCCTTGATTGCTGCGGAGCAGATAGGGGTGCTGGAGGCTCTCTACCCAGGCCGGGTTGATGCCGGGATTGGCAACTCGGTGGGTTTCACTCCACCCGTACGCGAGGCGTTGGGCCAAGGCGATCCCGCGGAGCTGAAACAAGAGTTCCCCAGGAGAGTTGCCGAGCTGTTGGCTTTTCTGCGCGGCGACGCACCAGTAACAGCGAGGCCAGCGAATGCTGGCGTCACCCCAGTGTGGCTGCTGGCGGGATTCAAGTCCGTTCTTACGGCGGCTGAGCTTGGAATTAACGTGATCGTGGGCGGGCCAAGTTTGTTTGCTCGTGACAGTGATTCTCATCCTTACTTGGACCGTTTTCGCGAGATTCACCCCGCGGGCCACGTCATTGTGGCTGTCGACATAGCCGTTGCTGATACCCGCGAGGGGGCGCGCGAACTCCTGCTGCCTCAGGTGGTGACAGAAGTGAGATCCCGGACTACGGGTTCGTTCGAAGCTCTGCGGGCGGATTGGACTTTGACCCCGCGAGAACAACAGCGGGTGGAAGAGGGGCTCGGCATGACTATTTATGGCACCCCGGACGAGGTGTATGCCCAGTTACAAGAGTTGCAGAAATTCACCGGCGCAGATGATTTTCTGGTCACCGGGGGCATGGCGGACCTGGTGGGGCAGGCGCGCAGCGAACAGTACTTGGCGGAAATGCAAGGATAG
- the nrdD gene encoding anaerobic ribonucleoside-triphosphate reductase yields the protein MNEQQQPHSAQTTIPTAVKKRDGRTVAFTPAKILNDLRSAQRVFNVEFRRTPQEIVDAIAVRVQQHAELTSMQLFDIVQDELHESPAVLAAFREYKQIQNTAIDNSTNLDFQLSRLNSDKVRNENGNKDSRTFIVQRDIVAGTITKAKGLAMFPDDVRRAHIKGLIHIHDLDRSPFQGMPNCSLPDFEYMLAHGFTLGNAPIESPKSIGVAATLLVQLLGAISGEQYGGISIHEIDRLLEPYAQLSLEKNRDMFAEVTEDFEAPARKKTIKDIYDAMQAFEYQVNTLTTSAAQTPFTSISMGQTTSWLGREIQKAILAVREKGMSGETAIFPKILYFVDDGVNSRPGDPNYDIKQAAMRCSRKRIYPDLVSAPRIREAKDGQLITPMGCRSFLHPWKDQIVGRNNLGVVSINLPRIAIQSEGDTPTFFSLLDEAMDLTIKALKIREDGILNTELESAPIMYTQGGLGDPTGKQTVRDWYTGEREKASSISMGYIGIHNAMVALTGDTSWHNDGAHRELSYEILRAMNRRVEQAQGDFHAQMSVYSTPSESLCDRFDELDRARFGTIEGVNDRGYYENSFHFPSYVETNPVRKIHFEAPYMELTPGGFMFYVEAPNLAHNPAAFEALWDEAYENVGYFGINSPVDTCLLCNFEGEFTCDAQGYVCPSCGNRDENQASVTRRLCGYLGSPMKRPVVAGKQEEISSRVKHF from the coding sequence TTGAACGAACAGCAGCAGCCACATTCCGCTCAGACAACCATCCCCACCGCAGTAAAGAAAAGGGACGGGCGCACCGTAGCATTTACTCCTGCCAAGATCCTCAATGATCTCCGCAGCGCACAGCGGGTGTTCAACGTGGAGTTCCGCCGAACTCCGCAGGAAATCGTCGATGCGATCGCCGTGCGGGTTCAACAACATGCCGAACTCACCTCCATGCAGCTGTTTGACATCGTTCAGGACGAACTCCATGAGTCCCCTGCGGTGCTGGCCGCATTCCGTGAATACAAGCAGATCCAGAACACGGCGATCGACAACTCCACCAACCTCGATTTCCAGCTCTCGCGATTGAACAGCGACAAGGTGCGCAACGAGAACGGCAACAAAGACTCCCGCACTTTCATCGTCCAGCGAGACATCGTGGCCGGCACGATCACCAAGGCGAAGGGCCTGGCGATGTTTCCTGATGACGTCCGCCGCGCCCATATCAAAGGCCTGATTCACATTCATGACCTCGATCGCTCGCCATTCCAGGGGATGCCCAATTGCTCCTTGCCCGATTTCGAATACATGTTGGCGCATGGGTTCACGCTGGGCAACGCGCCCATCGAGTCGCCGAAGTCCATCGGGGTGGCAGCTACCTTGCTTGTCCAGCTCCTCGGCGCAATTAGCGGCGAGCAGTACGGCGGAATCTCCATCCACGAGATTGACCGCCTATTGGAGCCGTACGCCCAGCTCAGCCTCGAGAAAAACCGTGACATGTTTGCCGAGGTCACCGAGGACTTCGAAGCACCAGCGCGCAAGAAAACAATCAAAGACATCTATGACGCGATGCAGGCCTTCGAATACCAGGTCAACACCTTGACCACCTCGGCCGCCCAAACCCCGTTCACCTCGATCTCCATGGGGCAAACCACCAGTTGGCTCGGTCGCGAAATCCAAAAAGCCATCCTCGCCGTCCGCGAAAAAGGCATGAGCGGCGAAACCGCAATCTTCCCCAAAATCCTCTACTTCGTCGACGATGGCGTCAACTCCCGCCCCGGCGACCCCAACTACGACATCAAACAGGCCGCGATGCGCTGCTCACGCAAACGCATCTATCCCGACCTAGTCTCCGCACCGCGCATCCGCGAAGCTAAAGACGGCCAACTGATCACCCCGATGGGGTGCCGCAGCTTTCTCCACCCCTGGAAAGACCAGATCGTCGGACGCAACAACTTAGGCGTGGTCTCAATCAATCTGCCTCGCATCGCCATCCAGTCCGAAGGCGACACGCCCACGTTCTTTTCGCTTCTCGACGAAGCCATGGACCTCACCATCAAAGCCCTGAAGATCCGCGAGGATGGGATCCTGAACACCGAGCTCGAATCGGCACCGATCATGTACACCCAGGGCGGGCTCGGTGATCCGACAGGAAAACAGACAGTGCGCGATTGGTACACGGGGGAGCGGGAGAAGGCGTCGTCGATAAGCATGGGCTACATCGGAATCCACAACGCGATGGTGGCGCTGACCGGCGATACCTCGTGGCACAACGATGGCGCCCACCGCGAGCTGAGCTATGAGATTCTGCGCGCGATGAACCGCCGGGTGGAACAAGCCCAGGGCGATTTTCACGCGCAGATGAGCGTGTATTCGACTCCGTCGGAGAGTCTGTGTGACCGTTTCGACGAGTTGGACCGCGCGCGTTTCGGCACCATCGAGGGCGTCAATGATCGCGGCTACTACGAAAATTCGTTCCATTTCCCCAGCTACGTGGAAACCAATCCCGTGCGCAAGATCCATTTTGAGGCACCCTACATGGAGCTGACGCCCGGTGGGTTCATGTTCTACGTCGAGGCGCCAAACCTTGCCCACAACCCTGCGGCTTTCGAGGCGCTGTGGGACGAGGCGTACGAAAACGTCGGCTACTTTGGCATTAACTCGCCGGTGGACACCTGTCTTCTCTGCAACTTCGAAGGCGAGTTCACCTGCGACGCCCAAGGCTACGTCTGCCCGTCGTGTGGCAACCGCGACGAGAACCAGGCATCGGTGACGCGCCGTTTGTGTGGCTACTTAGGCTCGCCGATGAAACGCCCGGTGGTGGCCGGTAAGCAGGAGGAGATTTCGAGCCGTGTTAAGCACTTCTAA
- the orn gene encoding oligoribonuclease, with amino-acid sequence MSEEVAAKNNRLVWIDLEMTGLDVHRHVIVEIAALVTDANLNILDEGIDLVVHATEEELAEMDDFVNNMHNENGLTAQIRESTVTMQEAEDAVLALVEKHCDPAHPAPLAGNSIATDRAFLREQMPRLDAALHYRMIDVSSIKELSRRWFPKAYFKQPAKGMAHRALADIVESIRELDYYRRAVFVEAPGPDTAEAAQAAADATASYQRFL; translated from the coding sequence ATGAGCGAAGAAGTAGCAGCGAAGAACAATCGCCTCGTCTGGATCGACCTCGAAATGACGGGCTTGGATGTCCACCGCCATGTCATCGTTGAGATCGCAGCCCTTGTCACGGACGCCAACCTCAATATTCTCGACGAAGGCATCGATCTGGTCGTTCACGCCACCGAGGAAGAGTTGGCCGAAATGGACGATTTTGTCAACAACATGCACAACGAAAACGGGCTCACAGCACAGATCCGCGAATCCACGGTCACCATGCAGGAGGCAGAAGATGCGGTTCTCGCGCTCGTCGAAAAGCACTGCGACCCCGCACACCCCGCTCCCCTAGCTGGCAACTCCATCGCGACTGACCGCGCATTCTTGCGTGAGCAAATGCCCCGACTTGATGCTGCGCTGCACTACCGCATGATCGACGTCTCCTCAATCAAGGAATTGTCTCGGCGCTGGTTCCCCAAAGCGTATTTCAAGCAGCCTGCGAAGGGAATGGCGCACCGCGCACTAGCCGATATCGTGGAATCCATCCGCGAGCTGGATTACTACCGCCGTGCTGTGTTCGTCGAGGCACCCGGCCCAGACACTGCAGAAGCAGCGCAAGCCGCCGCCGATGCTACCGCCTCTTACCAGCGGTTTTTGTAA
- a CDS encoding L,D-transpeptidase — MGAFFAAKRWGALALVFAVGAATVGCTIDGGSGVSPAVDSRPAADAAQEEIEAPPKVSVADEAEDISPREPVVVTSKAGLESVEMVNENGKVVQAEMNDDSTEWTTAEVLGYNRTYTIEATDVNGETTKTTFYTATPDYTTGVALGPLQDSVVGVGQAVTFRFTNAPSDREAVEKAITVETSNDTEGGFYWIDPNELRWRPKEFWEPGTTVTVKADIYGLDMGKGLYGNDDNETSFTIGDDIRATVDDSAKTLTVTSNGEVLRTIPVSLGKDGGRWATPNGIYVVGDEHQSLTMDSATFGYSIEDGGYKTDVKYATQLSYSGIYVHGAPWATGALGSYNQSHGCINMTNSDAQWFQETVKRGDPVTVENSTGETLAGWDGLGYWNIDWETWQAGNTETGSAF; from the coding sequence GTGGGAGCATTCTTCGCCGCTAAGCGTTGGGGCGCGTTGGCCCTGGTTTTTGCTGTTGGAGCGGCAACGGTTGGTTGTACCATCGATGGCGGTTCCGGAGTCTCGCCCGCTGTAGATTCCAGGCCTGCAGCAGACGCTGCGCAGGAGGAAATCGAAGCCCCGCCGAAAGTCTCCGTTGCAGACGAAGCGGAAGATATAAGCCCGCGCGAACCCGTAGTGGTGACCTCTAAAGCCGGTCTAGAATCGGTGGAGATGGTCAACGAAAATGGCAAAGTTGTCCAAGCGGAGATGAACGATGACTCCACCGAATGGACCACTGCAGAAGTTCTCGGTTACAACCGGACCTACACCATCGAAGCGACCGATGTGAACGGCGAAACCACAAAGACCACTTTTTACACCGCAACACCGGACTACACCACGGGTGTGGCGCTTGGACCGCTGCAGGATTCCGTAGTTGGTGTGGGACAAGCAGTGACGTTCCGTTTTACCAACGCGCCGAGTGACCGAGAAGCTGTCGAGAAAGCCATCACCGTCGAGACCTCCAATGACACCGAGGGCGGTTTCTACTGGATCGACCCGAACGAGCTGCGCTGGCGCCCGAAGGAATTCTGGGAGCCTGGAACCACCGTCACCGTCAAGGCCGACATCTACGGCCTCGACATGGGCAAAGGCCTCTACGGCAACGACGACAACGAAACATCTTTCACCATTGGCGATGACATCCGAGCCACCGTGGACGATTCCGCCAAGACATTGACGGTGACATCTAACGGCGAGGTGCTGCGCACAATTCCTGTCTCGCTAGGCAAAGACGGCGGACGGTGGGCCACACCGAACGGAATCTACGTGGTCGGCGACGAGCACCAGTCCCTGACCATGGACTCCGCGACATTCGGCTACTCCATCGAAGACGGCGGCTACAAAACCGATGTCAAGTACGCCACGCAGCTGTCCTACTCCGGCATCTACGTGCACGGAGCACCCTGGGCCACAGGGGCGCTGGGTAGCTACAATCAGTCCCACGGCTGCATCAACATGACCAACAGCGATGCGCAGTGGTTCCAAGAAACCGTCAAGCGCGGCGACCCCGTCACCGTGGAGAACTCCACCGGCGAAACCCTCGCGGGTTGGGACGGCCTAGGCTACTGGAACATCGACTGGGAGACTTGGCAAGCCGGCAACACCGAGACCGGATCTGCGTTCTAA
- a CDS encoding BCCT family transporter: MFVIAFIVTVLVIVWAFISPESLKMTGTTMQNWVVNNVSWGYTTLMIGTLIFMLVIGFGPTGRIRLGADDAEPEFSTASWVSMLFAAGLGIGLIFYGPMEPLTHYLNGSPAFDHLEPGTPEMIQPAMAQAVLHQASLPWVVYALVGAALAYSSYRRGRLPLISAAFEPVFPDGSNRILGKIIDVFSVLVTLFGTATSLGVGALQIRTGTSIVTGRDLEGNTFTVIAMSVLTVLFVLSAVSGVKTGIRLLSNANMFLVIGIGVFVLVAGPTVFLLDLIPGTLLAFWDSFASMMAVTPTTGAEEAEWLTSWTTLFWAWWISWSPFVGTFIAKISKGRTLREFVTVVLFVPSGISILWFVIMGGTTIWQNQNGTGISIEGSGENVLFDMFAELPFSPVMTIAGLLAIIIFFVTAADSSTNVMGSMSQSGRPLPSAPVTLVWGISLGLVSIALLLAGGRDALSGLQSIMVAMSLPFSVILVGLAVSLGKDLFNDPAMIRLRYARVAIRRGVKAGIEEHGDDFVFDVTEVDEAEGAGAEFDSENPAHTEWYTDVATEDKEKTE, from the coding sequence GTGTTTGTTATTGCATTCATTGTGACGGTGCTTGTTATCGTGTGGGCGTTCATTAGCCCAGAGAGCCTCAAAATGACTGGCACCACGATGCAGAATTGGGTAGTTAACAATGTTTCGTGGGGCTACACCACTCTCATGATCGGCACGCTGATCTTCATGCTGGTCATCGGCTTTGGACCCACTGGTCGAATTCGTCTTGGAGCAGATGATGCTGAGCCGGAGTTCTCTACGGCCTCGTGGGTGTCGATGCTTTTCGCGGCGGGGTTGGGTATTGGCCTTATCTTCTATGGCCCGATGGAGCCACTCACACACTATCTGAATGGATCACCTGCGTTTGATCACCTAGAGCCAGGCACGCCAGAGATGATCCAGCCCGCGATGGCACAAGCCGTTCTGCACCAAGCGTCGCTCCCGTGGGTGGTCTACGCGCTGGTAGGTGCAGCCTTGGCGTATTCTTCGTATCGTCGTGGTCGTCTTCCATTGATCTCTGCAGCGTTTGAACCAGTGTTTCCTGACGGTTCCAACCGGATTCTTGGCAAGATCATTGACGTGTTCTCGGTGCTTGTGACACTGTTCGGTACCGCGACTTCTTTGGGCGTCGGTGCGCTGCAGATTCGTACAGGAACATCGATCGTCACCGGCCGGGACCTTGAGGGCAACACATTCACCGTCATCGCGATGTCAGTGTTGACTGTGCTCTTTGTGCTTTCTGCTGTTTCGGGCGTGAAAACGGGCATCCGGCTACTGTCGAACGCAAACATGTTCCTGGTCATTGGCATAGGCGTTTTCGTTCTTGTTGCTGGCCCCACCGTTTTTCTTCTCGACCTCATCCCCGGAACACTCTTGGCCTTTTGGGATAGTTTCGCGTCGATGATGGCAGTCACTCCAACGACAGGTGCTGAAGAGGCCGAATGGCTCACGAGCTGGACGACTCTCTTCTGGGCATGGTGGATCTCTTGGTCACCTTTCGTTGGCACTTTCATCGCGAAGATTTCCAAAGGTCGTACACTTCGAGAATTTGTCACGGTTGTGTTGTTCGTTCCATCAGGCATTTCGATCTTGTGGTTTGTCATCATGGGTGGCACGACGATTTGGCAGAATCAGAACGGTACGGGAATTTCTATTGAAGGTTCCGGTGAAAACGTCTTGTTCGACATGTTCGCCGAGCTTCCATTTAGCCCAGTCATGACAATTGCTGGGCTCCTAGCGATTATTATTTTCTTCGTCACCGCGGCTGATTCCTCGACCAACGTCATGGGGTCGATGTCCCAATCTGGTCGTCCGCTTCCGTCCGCTCCGGTGACGTTGGTGTGGGGAATTTCCCTGGGACTTGTTTCCATTGCTCTGCTTCTTGCTGGTGGGCGCGACGCGCTTTCAGGGTTGCAATCAATCATGGTCGCGATGTCGCTCCCGTTCTCTGTGATTCTGGTCGGACTGGCTGTATCTCTAGGTAAAGACCTGTTTAATGATCCGGCGATGATCCGCCTGCGTTACGCACGGGTGGCGATTCGACGCGGTGTCAAGGCCGGAATCGAAGAGCACGGTGATGACTTTGTCTTTGATGTAACCGAGGTCGACGAAGCCGAGGGCGCCGGTGCTGAGTTTGACTCAGAAAACCCAGCCCACACCGAGTGGTACACCGATGTCGCCACGGAGGACAAAGAGAAAACAGAATAG
- the nrdG gene encoding anaerobic ribonucleoside-triphosphate reductase activating protein: protein MLSTSKSLLVDERSRTWEQTDQFRIADYKPFQVLDGEGLRCSLYVSYCPFNCAGCYNKAAQKKSYGVEYTPELEETIMADLRNPRVAGLTLCGGEPMLSATWLLPLVRRVRAELPEKTIWSYTGYRWEILVTFNDERRGLLELVDVLIDGQFIAELRDEGALLPFRGSSNQRLINVQKSLVAGYPICE, encoded by the coding sequence GTGTTAAGCACTTCTAAAAGCCTGCTTGTCGACGAACGCTCCCGCACCTGGGAGCAAACCGACCAATTTCGGATTGCGGACTACAAGCCATTCCAAGTGCTCGACGGGGAGGGGCTGCGCTGCTCGCTGTATGTAAGCTACTGCCCATTCAACTGCGCCGGCTGCTATAACAAGGCCGCGCAGAAGAAGAGCTACGGCGTGGAGTACACGCCTGAGCTGGAAGAAACGATCATGGCGGATTTGAGAAACCCGCGCGTGGCCGGGCTGACCCTGTGTGGTGGCGAACCGATGCTCAGCGCCACGTGGCTGCTTCCGCTCGTGCGTCGCGTGCGCGCGGAGCTGCCCGAGAAAACAATCTGGTCCTACACCGGCTACCGCTGGGAGATTCTAGTGACCTTTAACGACGAGCGCCGCGGTTTGTTGGAGCTTGTCGATGTGCTCATTGACGGGCAGTTCATTGCCGAGCTTCGTGACGAAGGGGCGCTGCTACCATTTCGTGGCTCGTCGAATCAGCGGCTCATCAACGTGCAGAAATCCCTGGTGGCGGGCTATCCCATCTGCGAGTAG